A genome region from Polyodon spathula isolate WHYD16114869_AA chromosome 19, ASM1765450v1, whole genome shotgun sequence includes the following:
- the LOC121294273 gene encoding eukaryotic translation initiation factor 3 subunit M — translation MSVPAFIDVTEEDQVLELRAYIESKGAKISEENSEGGLHVDLAQIIEACDVCLKDDDKDVESVMNSIVSLLLILETEKQEALIESLCEKLVKFREGERPSLRMQLLSNLFHGMDENTSVRYTVYCSLIKVAATCNAIAFIPTELEQVRKWIIDWNLTVEKKHTLLRLVYEALIDCKKSDAAAKVMVELLGSYTEDNASQARVDAHRCIVRALKDPNTFLFDHLLALKPVRFLEGELIHDLLTIFVSAKLAAYVKFYQNNKDFIDSLGLSHEQNMAKMRLLTFMGMAVECKEISFDTIQQELQIGADDVEAFVIDAVRTKMVYCKIDQTQQKVVVSHSTHRTFGKQQWQQLYDGLNFWKQNLSTVKTSLLGLSTTS, via the exons ATGAGTGTGCCTGCTTTTATAGACGTTACCGAGGAGGATCAG GTTTTGGAGCTTCGTGCCTACATTGAATCAAAAGGAGCCAAGATTTCAGAAGAGAATTCTGAAGGGGGTCTTCATGTGGATTTGGCCCAGATTATAGAGGCGTGTGATGTCTGTCTCAAGGATGATGACAAAG atgTGGAGAGTGTGATGAACAGCATTGTATCTCTGCTTCTGATCCTTGAGACTGAAAAGCAAGAAGCTTTAATTGAGAGCCTCTGTGAGAAATTGGTCAAATTTCGAGAGGGAGAGCGACCCTCTCTCCGCATGCAGCT TCTGAGCAATCTCTTTCATGGCATGGACGAGAACACTTCTGTAAGGTATACAGTCTACTGCAGCCTAATCAAGGTAGCAGCTACTTGCAATGCCATTGCATTTATTCCAACTGAACTTGAACAG GTCAGGAAATGGATTATAGACTGGAACCTCACTGTAGAAAAGAAGCACACACTTCTGAGATTGGTTTATGAGGCTCTCATTGACTGCAAGAAAAG TGATGCTGCAGCTAAAGTCATGGTGGAATTGCTGGGGAGTTACACTGAAGACAATGCTTCACAAGCCAGAGTTGATGCTCACAG gtgtATTGTTCGTGCTTTAAAGGATCCCAACACTTTCCTTTTTGACCACCTCCTTGCCCTGAAACCTGTCAGGTTCTTAGAAGGGGAACTTATCCACGAT CTTTTGACCATCTTTGTAAGTGCTAAGCTAGCAGCATACGTCAAGTTTTACCAAAACAACAAAGACTTCATCGATTCCCTTG GTCTGTCCCATGAGCAGAATATGGCAAAGATGAGACTTCTCACTTTCATGGGAATGGCAGTGGAATGCAAAGAAATTTCATTTGATACTATCCAGCAAGAACTACAAATTGGAGCTGATGATGTAGAAGCATTTGTTATTGATG CTGTTCGAACAAAGATGGTCTACTGCAAAATTGATCAGACTCAGCAAAAAGTAGTTGTAAG TCACAGTACACACAGAACATTTGGAAAACAACAATGGCAGCAACTGTATGATGGCCTCAACTTCTGGAAACAGAACCTGAGCACAGTGAAAACCAGCCTTCTTGGCCTCTCCACCACTTCATAG
- the LOC121294994 gene encoding coiled-coil domain-containing protein 73-like produces the protein MSDRPPDVTLLDLKEAKQFEMNCEMDFDTDNNFSDSQMMNFRNREDREEAEPCALYNIQDSADTIISVQLLEFKTSVVEVVEELRIRRDAEIRFEEQINRLVVEKQELEWQKGKYQLNADLKEKEINGLKEELKSLQEQKLQLQTQAKDNHLIQLSEVEKRYAAITRQCGMIRQAHEKLEQNVEEATRLNKKLMVVNKNQQACIRNLKQDIEKLNRKLISSKVSSVCKLGEESNNRTEKEQQLQQLQHKHQMEVLNSLQHTQQLLQRQTAVVSRVEAELNALQEKYQVLERDNTLLREKTKEKEDRFLHLTEEHDKFKTNWRKEEETLHEKILVANNEFKLIKEAYDHLREQNSLLETCRVQQAEQIQQLESTLKTEHCKAGEDLNKENSRISFAITSELHTQEEKTCQGKADHTEKVEKKNNKTEDTTSTAFVKEISPDKCTDVSLKEPEKTVNDELPKTDYCVVINVQTADVYAFGSKDTEGAENTCFKVDIASPTRKPQGSPDTLAEVPVKGKMLSDSVDALGVSSADTGQQTDSSKHKSGMGESHIVYNMFDKTFTTTIECCKSDFISELSNPEDKPVSSIECNTVNEELKNSKQEQTECSPESMSQTTARSDKDKQKCSLKELNCCHIVDEGTEMVCHLIQTNQQNPEGMCSVSAVLPASSIPSTADSEEQRGFTNSGNNMCNADKGDGASSRTFPHNRFLKEKNNYTDTQSKCRLTVPHNISQNSNLTANTETINLSEENTPYLNQYIIKEDAPETKHNSPDNTALVLSNTVPKTSAPNTSYQNNLIVKEDTTVIEHVSSSNTSVALSNKQDIEMIHTSENCDTSIAKAVMHHSREDNEVEYSKHIEENNPFASVNKGDKVEALKHGSSSNKDKCNNGSPNECREEKTIKPAFTVSASHVSINKNVRSAFDLGPLRKKDVHRPVSWKYTDFPYAPKANQERIDTNRSSTPLIPHFLKRKQDSSDSQDLPSSSTLSKPLLDDNVRKHYRTDSPAIKIVPDMLNTSSASVHLCHKRDPTEEWNAIAQTFCEFSSTEHESSHLAKLPIPYTAVPSQAVSSSKTGSVANHLHDPVLIAHNKHETSISASGFENNSPDADEWDYQQISINDQVSEIEKFLCLERLRRTRKRKVDGSINELEKNATSEL, from the exons GATGCAGAAATACGATTTGAAGAACAGATTAATAGACTTGTGGTGGAAAAACAAGAATTAGAATGGCAGAAG GGCAAATACCAACtaaatgcagatttaaaagaaaaagagatcAATGGACTTAAGGAAGAACTGAAATCATTACAA GAGCAAAAGCTGCAGTTGCAGACACAAGCTAAAGATAATCACTTGATTCAGTTAAGTGAAGTTGAGAAACGGTACGCTGCCATCACACGTCAATGTGGAATGATAAGACAAGCTCATGAGAAGCTAGAACAGAAtg TGGAAGAGGCAACAAGGCTAAATAAGAAGCTAATGGTTGTGAATAAAAACCAACAAGCCTGCATAAGAAACCTAAAGCAG GACATTGAAAAACTAAATAGAAAGTTGATAAGTTCCAAAGTCAGTTCTGTGTGCAAACTGGGAGAAGAAAGCAACAATCGAACAGAAAAGGAGCAACAGCTTCAACAACTTCAACACAAACATCAAATG GAGGTTCTGAACTCCCTGCAGCATACCCAACAGCTGCTCCAGCGGCAGACTGCGGTGGTCAGCAGAGTAGAAGCAGAGTTGAATGCACTACAAGAGAAATATCAG GTCCTTGAAAGAGACAATACACTTCTCAGAGAGAAGACCAAAGAAAAGGAAGACCGATTTCTACACCTAACAGAGGAACAtgacaaatttaaaacaaactggaGAAAAGAG GAGGAGACGTTACATGAGAAAATCCTTGTTGCAAATAAtgagtttaaattaataaaagaagCTTATGATCATCTCCGTGAGCAGAACAGTCTGTTAGAAACATGCAGGGTTCAGCAAGCAGAACAAATACAACAGTTAGAG AGTACTTTAAAAACAGAGCACTGCAAGGCTGGTGAGGAtctaaacaaagaaaatagcAGAATATCCTTTGCAATTACCAGTGAGTTACACACTCAAGAAGAAAAGACATGTCAAGGGAAGGCCGATCATACAGAGaaagttgaaaagaaaaataacaaaacagaagacacaaCCAGTACTGCTTTTGTTAAAGAAATTTCCCCTG ATAAGTGTACAGATGTTAGTTTGAAGGAGCCAGAGAAGACTGTGAATGATGAACTTCCAAAAACAGACTACTGTGTGGTTATCAATGTGCAGACTGCTgatgtttatgcttttggaagcaAAGACACAGAGGGAGCTGAAAACACTTGCTTCAAAGTAGACATTGCGAGTCCAACTCGCAAGCCACAAGGAAGTCCTGATACCTTGGCAGAAGTCCCAGTTAAAGGAAAgatgctttcagacagtgttgaTGCATTAGGTGTCTCTAGTGCAGATACAGGTCAGCAGACAGACTCCAGCAAACATAAATCTGGTATGGGTGAAAGCCATATAGTTTATAATATGTTTGATAAGACCTTTACCACCACCATAGAATGCTGCAAAAGTGACTTTATTAGTGAGCTATCCAACCCTGAAGACAAGCCTGTTTCCAGCATTGAGTGTAACACAGTAAATGAAGAACTGAAGAATAGTAAGCAGGAACAGACTGAGTGTAGCCCTGAATCCATGTCCCAGACCACAGCTAGAAGTGATAAAGACAAGCAAAAATGTAGTTTAAAGGAGCTAAATTGTTGTCATATAGTAGATGAAGGCACTGAAATGGTATGCCatttaatacaaacaaaccaGCAAAACCCAGAAGGAATGTGTTCAGTCTCTGCTGTTCTTCCTGCTTCTAGCATCCCTTCAACAGCAGACTCTGAGGAACAAAGAGGTTTTACTAATAGTGGTAATAATATGTGTAATGCTGATAAAGGAGACGGTGCAAGTAGTCGCACATTCCCACACAACAGATTTCTAAAGGAGAAAAACAAttatacagacacacagagcaaGTGCCGACTAACTGTACCCCATAACATTTCCCAGAACAGTAACCTAACTGCCAACACTGAAACCATCAATCTATCTGAAGAAAACACACCGTATCTAAATCAGTATATTATCAAAGAGGATGCccctgaaacaaaacacaattcaccTGACAATACAGCTCTGGTGCTGagtaatactgtacctaaaacaTCTGCGCCAAACACTTCATATCAAAACAATCTTATTGTAAAAGAGGATACCACTGTAATAGAGCATGTATCATCAAGCAATACTAGTGTAGCACTGAGCAACAAGCAGGACATTGAAATGATACACACCTCTGAAAACTGTGACACTTCCATTGCCAAGGCCGTAATGCATCACAGCCGTGAAGATAATGAAGTTGAATATTCCAAACATATTGAGGAAAACAACCCATTTGCAAGTGTCAATAAAGGAGATAAAGTTGAAGCTCTCAAACATGGAAGCAGCTCAAACAAGGATAAATGCAACAATGGTTCTCCAAATGAATGTCgtgaagaaaaaacaataaaaccagctTTTACCGTAAGTGCATCGCatgtttcaataaacaaaaacgttAGGTCAGCATTTGATTTAGGGCCTTTAAGAAAGAAAGATGTGCATAGGCCAGTGTCTTGGAAATACACAGATTTTCCTTATGCTCCAAAAGCAAATCAAGAAAGAATTGATACAAACAGGTCCTCAACTCCTCTGATTCCacattttcttaaaagaaaacaagattcTTCAGACAGTCAAGATCTTCCTTCATCCTCTACATTGTCAAAGCCACTTTTGGATGATAATGTAAGAAAACATTATAGGACAG ATTCCCCTGCTATTAAAATAGTTCCTGACATGTTGAATACATCCAGTGCCAGTGTTCATCTTTGCCACAAGAGAGATCCTACAGAGGAATGGAATGCAATAGCACAGACTTTTTGTGAATTCTCTTCCACAGAACAT gagaGTTCACACCTTGCAAAGTTACCAATTCCTTATACAGCTGTACCTTCCCAAGCGGTATCCAGTTCTAAAACTGGTTCAGTAGCAAATCATCTACATGACCCTGTGTTAATTGCACACAACAAACACGAGACTTCCATTTCTGCGTCCGGTTTTGAAAACAATTCGCCAGATGCTGATGAGTGGGATTATCAACAAATCAGTATCAATGATCAGGTCAGCGAAATTGAGAAGTTTTTATGTTTGGAAAGATTAAGACGTACAAGGAAAAGAAAAGTTGATGGAAGCATAAATGAACTGGAGAAAAATGCTACATCGGAACTGTAG